Proteins from a genomic interval of Medicago truncatula cultivar Jemalong A17 chromosome 3, MtrunA17r5.0-ANR, whole genome shotgun sequence:
- the LOC25490978 gene encoding amino acid transporter AVT1I has protein sequence MAAEQGDRCSSIEVPLLVDEKVYQVNDSKNKDEYHMVHVGNASSFKTCFHLVNAISGVGIVSIPYALASGGWLSILLLFTIAIACCYTGTLVKKCMDMDLNIRTFPDIGQHAFGSKGRLMVSIIMNSELYLAVTGFLILEGDNLNKLVPNVQIHLAGLTIGGTTMFTMVTALVILPTVLLEDMSLLSYVSAGGALASSIFIVSLLWNGAIDGTGFHGKGRVFRWSGIPSAVSLFAFCYSAHPILPTLYNSMRDKSRFYSVLSASFLACTFGYAAAAILGYLMFGEEVESQVTLNLQTGKLSSRVAIYTTLVNPIAKYALMLTPVINAIKMKVSCNYYNKRVTHMIISTSLLVGSLTIAVTIPLFGYLMSLVGALLSVSASILVPSICYLKISGSYKRFGCEMVINYSIIVMGVAIAVFGTYRSLVDIIQNL, from the exons ATGGCTGCTGAGCAAGGTGATCGATGTTCCTCCATTGAAGTACCACTTTTGGTTGATGAAAAGGTTTATCAAGTGAATGATTCAAAAAATAAGGATGAATACCACATGGTTCATGTGGGTAACGCTTCTTCATTCAAGACTTGCTTCCATCTAGTTAATGCTATCTCAG GTGTTGGTATTGTCTCAATACCTTATGCACTAGCATCTGGAGGATGGTTAAGCATTTTGCTACTATTCACAATAGCCATAGCATGTTGTTACACAGGCACATTGGTCAAAAAATGCATGGACATGGACCTTAATATCAGAACCTTTCCAGACATAGGTCAACATGCATTTGGATCAAAAGGGAGATTAATGGTATCAATCATCATGAATTCTGAGCTCTATCTTGCTGTAACAGGTTTTCTTATTTTAGAAGGAGACAACCTTAACAAACTTGTACCGAACGTGCAAATTCACCTAGCAGGATTAACAATTGGTGGCACAACAATGTTTACTATGGTTACTGCTCTTGTTATTTTGCCTACTGTTTTGTTAGAGGACATGAGTTTGTTGTCTTATGTTTCTGCTGGTGGTGCTTTAGCTTCTTCGATCTTCATCGTTTCTTTGTTGTGGAATGGTGCAATTGATGGAACAGGGTTTCATGGAAAAGGAAGGGTTTTTAGATGGAGTGGAATACCTTCTGCTGTTAGTTTGTTTGCCTTTTGTTATAGTGCTCATCCAATTCTTCCTACTCTCTACAATTCGATGAGGGACAAAAGTCGGTTTTACAGT GTCCTATCTGCAAGCTTTTTGGCATGCACATTTGGCTATGCAGCAGCAGCAATTCTAGGGTACTTAATGTTTGGAGAAGAAGTTGAATCACAGGTAACATTAAACCTCCAAACAGGAAAGTTGAGTTCAAGAGTGGCAATATATACTACCTTAGTCAATCCAATAGCAAAATATGCATTAATGCTTACTCCAGTCATAAATGCTATAAAAATGAAGGTTTCATGCAATTATTACAACAAAAGGGTCACACATATGATTATTAGTACATCTTTATTAGTAGGTTCTCTTACTATAGCTGTGACCATTCCCTTATTTGGATATCTTATGTCACTTGTTGGAGCATTGTTAAGTGTCTCAGCTTCAATTTTAGTGCCATCAATTTGCTACTTGAAGATTTCAGGATCATACAAGAGATTTGGGTGTGAAATGgttattaattattcaataattgTAATGGGGGTTGCTATTGCTGTTTTTGGTACTTATAGATCTCTTGTAGATATAATTCAGAATTTGTAA
- the LOC112420192 gene encoding uncharacterized protein → MVVSEIICQNPMFVGTTTIHYQALRITDNDDVEFMFNVHKSHSSLSYIELYVMFEMKNPTSNLELNNPSSSSQHQSLPQQQYSTQHYNQSSSEPHYNTSSIYGASSSQPFQSQWSENVYEPSQRITQPHPSQTPSRSTQPETLNAEIDIFTSQFQDQRNDEVQDDEDDDDEELLAAQNGDENEEDEDEDEDDDLPQLPILPIRASYNPPRSMRNVNDDHSTELYHSMALPVDQGIAPGMQFHNKNDCILAIKFYHMKKSTDYIVKKSDSERYVIKCKDTKCGFKLRASWRKKTDKWEIGNMNDHTCVSTEMTQDHHKLSYNVICESVKSLLHMDTSITVKVIIAHIREKFNYTVSYRKAWRARNKAIESIYGNWEESYQELPHWLMVMEKDLPGTIIDFQTVPSTEVVNEIVFKRLFWAFRPCILGFEFCKPIVQIDATWLYGKYKGTLLLAVAQDGNNKIFPIAFAIVEGETKEAWSFFLKNLRQHVTPQENICLISDRHVSIKSAYDDPQNGWHDAPTSHVYCVRHIAQNFMRSFKDGELKKKVEGMGYAMNIPTFEYYRSEIAVADRKALAWVDNIPKQKWTQSHDDGAI, encoded by the exons TGGAACTACCACAATTCACTACCAGGCGTTAAGAATAACTGATAACGACGATGTCGAGTTTATGTTTAACGTACATAAAAGTCACAGTTCTTTGTCCTATATAGAGCTTTATGTTATGTTTGAGATGAAGAATCCAACATCTAATCTTGAGTTAAATAACCCATCAAGTTCTAGTCAACACCAAAGTCtaccacaacaacaatatagcaCACAACACTACAACCAGTCATCGTCCGAACCACACTACAACACGTCATCCATTTATGGTGCATCCTCATCGCAACCTTTTCAGTCACAGTGGTCAGAAAATGTGTACGAACCATCACAAAGAATAACTCAACCTCATCCCTCTCAAACACCATCCCGTTCAACACAACCCGAAACTTTAAACGCTGAAATCGATATATTCACCTCCCAATTCCAAGACCAACGAAATGATGAAGttcaagatgatgaagatgatgatgatgaagagcTCCTTGCTGCACAAAACGGTGATGAGAACGAAGAAGACGAGGACGAAGATGAAGACGACGATCTGCCACAACTACCAATTTTACCAATCCGAGCTTCTTACAATCCACCAAGGTCCATGCGCAACGTCAATGATGACCACTCAACTGAACTTTATCATTCAATGGCTCTTCCGGTCGATCAAGGTATTGCGCCGGGGATGCAATTCCATAACAAAAATGATTGCATTCTTGCAATTAAATTTTATCACATGAAGAAATCAACGGATTATATTGTGAAAAAATCAGATTCTGAAAGGTATGTCATCAAATGTAAAGATACAAAATGTGGTTTCAAATTGCGGGCCTCGTGGAGGAAAAAAACTGATAAATGGGAGATCGGCAATATGAACGATCATACATGTGTCTCAACAGAAATGACGCAAGATCATCACAAACTTAGTTACAATGTGATATGTGAAAGTGTTAAGTCACTTCTACATATGGATACTTCAATTACAGTGAAGGTTATAATTGCACACATCCGAGAGAAGTTTAATTACACAGTTTCATACAGAAAGGCATGGAGAGCAAGGAATAAGGCGATTGAATCAATTTATGGTAATTGGGAGGAGTCTTATCAAGAACTACCACATTGGTTGATGGTCATGGAAAAAGATTTGCCAGGAAcaataattgattttcaaaCAGTCCCATCAACAGAAGTGGTAAATGAGATCGTCTTCAAGCGTCTCTTTTGGGCCTTTCGTCCGTGCATCTTAGGTTTCGAATTCTGCAAACCCATTGTCCAAATTGACGCAACTTGGTTGTATGGCAAATACAAAGGAACATTGTTGTTAGCTGTTGCGCAAGATGGGAACAACAAGATATTTCCCATTGCTTTTGCAATCGTGGAAGGCGAGACCAAGGAGGCTTGGAGTTTCTTTTTGAAGAATCTAAGGCAGCATGTCACCCCACAGGAGAACATATGCCTCATTTCTGATAGACATGTGTCGATAAAGAGCGCGTATGATGATCCACAGAATGGATGGCACGATGCTCCGACAAGCCATGTGTATTGTGTCCGACACATTGCACAAAACTTTATGAGATCATTCAAGGATGGGGAACTTAAGAAGAAAGTTGAAGGCATGG GTTACGCCATGAACATCCCTACATTCGAATATTACCGTTCTGAAATTGCTGTTGCAGACCGAAAGGCTTTAGCATGGGTCGACAATATTCCCAAACAAAAGTGGACTCAATCACATGACGATGGGGCCATATGA